The following coding sequences are from one Pseudomonas mendocina window:
- a CDS encoding methyl-accepting chemotaxis protein, translating into MQAAFIRSPIAFVLHAVGLAGLMLVYQQMQLPLYVSVPSYLLLALWPWLGPWQRRDEPVQATQQKAAGDFVELSRGLSRHTCHNALSAAKVAHAVKHLAERLQSQLAAVQQVSQAAEAITHTEQDSAARAEHTLAAAQHVREASANGQAELNQAIERMQQLNAQTLASRELIDGLGSRTEQIEQVTQVIQSIASQTNLLALNAAIEAARAGEMGRGFAVVADEVRNLAARTASATGEVSQMVADIRQQSAAVVAHIQRQSVELEQAAQQIETAGSRLHGIADQAEEVEQQVAQISAGTADNHQRLASLSAAALQLQDDVQGSEGQTRQLADAAEQLVGQAETVSEQLAEVGLDDYHQRAYDLAREGAAAIAAQFEQDLQAGRISLDDLFDRRYQPIAGTQPQKYRTRFDQYADQVLPALQEPLLKRHEGLVFAISTTPEGYVPTHNAAFNHPPSGDPAVDATRSRGKRLFNDRTGIRCGSHRQALLLQTYMRDTGELMHDLSVPIMVQGKHWGGLRLGYRPEP; encoded by the coding sequence ATGCAAGCTGCCTTTATCCGTTCGCCGATCGCTTTCGTATTGCATGCCGTTGGTCTTGCCGGGCTGATGCTCGTCTATCAGCAGATGCAGCTGCCGCTCTACGTGAGCGTGCCGTCCTACCTGTTGCTGGCGTTATGGCCCTGGTTGGGGCCGTGGCAGCGTCGTGACGAGCCGGTGCAGGCTACTCAGCAGAAAGCGGCCGGCGACTTCGTCGAACTCAGCCGCGGGCTGTCGCGGCATACCTGTCACAACGCGCTGTCCGCGGCCAAGGTGGCCCATGCGGTCAAGCACCTCGCCGAGCGCCTGCAGTCGCAGCTGGCGGCCGTGCAGCAGGTCAGCCAGGCGGCCGAGGCCATCACCCATACCGAGCAGGACAGTGCCGCGCGCGCCGAGCACACTCTGGCCGCTGCGCAGCATGTGCGCGAAGCCAGTGCCAATGGGCAGGCCGAGCTCAACCAGGCCATCGAGCGCATGCAGCAACTCAATGCGCAGACCCTGGCCAGCCGCGAGCTGATCGATGGTCTCGGCAGCCGCACCGAACAGATCGAACAGGTCACCCAGGTGATCCAGTCCATCGCCAGCCAGACCAACCTGCTGGCGCTCAACGCGGCCATCGAGGCGGCCCGTGCCGGTGAGATGGGCAGGGGCTTTGCCGTGGTCGCCGACGAGGTGCGCAACCTCGCCGCACGCACTGCCAGCGCTACCGGGGAAGTCAGCCAGATGGTCGCCGACATCCGTCAGCAGAGTGCCGCGGTGGTCGCCCATATCCAGCGTCAGAGTGTCGAACTGGAACAGGCCGCGCAGCAGATCGAGACAGCGGGCAGCCGCTTGCACGGCATTGCCGACCAGGCCGAGGAAGTCGAACAGCAGGTGGCGCAGATCAGCGCTGGTACTGCGGACAATCACCAGCGTCTGGCCAGTCTGTCGGCTGCCGCGCTGCAGTTGCAGGATGATGTGCAAGGCAGCGAGGGGCAGACGCGGCAACTGGCCGACGCGGCCGAACAGTTGGTAGGCCAGGCCGAGACGGTCAGCGAGCAGCTCGCCGAAGTGGGCCTGGACGACTATCACCAGCGTGCCTATGACCTGGCTCGCGAAGGCGCCGCTGCCATCGCCGCGCAATTCGAGCAGGATCTGCAAGCCGGACGCATCAGCCTCGACGACCTGTTCGACCGCCGTTACCAGCCGATTGCCGGCACCCAGCCACAGAAGTACCGTACCCGCTTCGACCAGTACGCCGACCAGGTGCTGCCGGCGTTGCAGGAGCCGCTGCTCAAGCGCCATGAAGGATTGGTCTTCGCCATCTCCACCACGCCGGAAGGCTACGTGCCGACCCACAACGCCGCCTTCAACCATCCGCCCAGTGGCGATCCGGCGGTGGACGCGACCCGCAGCCGCGGCAAGCGCCTGTTCAACGACCGCACCGGCATTCGTTGCGGCAGCCACAGGCAGGCGCTACTGCTGCAGACCTACATGCGCGATACCGGCGAGCTGATGCACGACCTGTCGGTGCCGATCATGGTGCAGGGCAAGCATTGGGGCGGTTTGCGTCTGGGCTATCGGCCGGAGCCGTAG
- a CDS encoding glutamine synthetase family protein, which yields MTTFAPVQEAQDFLANNPDIELIELFILDANGVPRGKLLHREELLALYQSGRPLPSTMLGLSIQGEDVEDSGLVWEVGDIDCRAYPLPGSLVRLPWRQMPTAAVQVSMHPTEGLPATPADPRQLLIRVIEQLEAEGYYPVMACELEFYLLDQKRDAQGRPQPALDADGGRPRQTQVYGLRELEQIEPFLRDLYAACKAQGIPARTAISEYAPGQVEITLEHGPVLAAMDQAVRYKRLVKGVAHRHGMQACFMAKPFDHLAGTGMHMHVSLADMKGNNLFASEDPAGTPLLRQAVGGMLASLLDSLLLFCPNANSYRRFQANSYAPLAPTWGVDNRTVSLRVPGGPANTRHVEHRICGADANPYLAAAAILAGIHRGIRDHLDPGAPIEGNGYAQAKERLPTEWSAAIHALERSDWARDAFGADFLKVFLAVKRAEYRQFMGEVGEQDWRWYLSNA from the coding sequence ATGACGACTTTCGCCCCCGTGCAGGAAGCTCAGGACTTCCTGGCGAACAATCCCGATATCGAATTGATCGAGCTGTTCATCCTCGATGCCAATGGCGTGCCGCGTGGCAAGCTGCTGCACCGCGAGGAATTGCTGGCGCTGTACCAGAGCGGCCGGCCGCTGCCGAGCACCATGCTCGGCCTGTCCATCCAGGGTGAGGATGTCGAGGACTCCGGTCTGGTCTGGGAGGTGGGCGATATCGACTGCCGCGCCTACCCGCTGCCCGGCAGCCTGGTACGCCTGCCCTGGCGGCAGATGCCTACCGCGGCCGTGCAGGTGTCGATGCATCCCACCGAGGGCTTGCCGGCCACCCCGGCCGATCCACGCCAGCTGCTGATCCGCGTGATCGAGCAGCTCGAGGCCGAGGGTTATTACCCGGTGATGGCTTGCGAGCTGGAGTTCTACCTGCTCGACCAGAAGCGTGATGCCCAGGGCCGTCCGCAGCCGGCGCTGGATGCCGACGGCGGCCGCCCACGGCAGACCCAGGTCTACGGCCTGCGCGAGCTGGAGCAGATCGAACCCTTCCTGCGTGACCTCTATGCCGCCTGCAAGGCGCAGGGTATTCCCGCGCGCACGGCGATTTCCGAATACGCCCCCGGCCAGGTGGAAATCACCCTGGAGCACGGCCCGGTGCTGGCGGCGATGGATCAGGCGGTGCGCTACAAGCGCCTGGTCAAGGGCGTGGCGCACCGCCACGGCATGCAGGCCTGCTTCATGGCCAAGCCGTTCGATCACCTGGCCGGCACCGGCATGCACATGCACGTCAGCCTGGCCGATATGAAGGGCAACAACCTCTTTGCCAGTGAAGATCCTGCCGGCACGCCGCTGCTGCGCCAGGCGGTCGGCGGCATGCTCGCCAGCTTGCTCGACTCGCTGCTGTTGTTCTGCCCCAACGCCAACTCCTACCGACGTTTCCAGGCCAACAGCTACGCGCCGCTGGCGCCGACCTGGGGCGTGGACAACCGCACCGTCAGCCTGCGCGTGCCCGGCGGCCCGGCGAATACCCGCCACGTCGAGCATCGTATCTGCGGCGCCGATGCCAACCCTTACCTGGCGGCGGCGGCGATCCTTGCTGGGATTCACCGTGGTATTCGTGACCACCTCGACCCCGGCGCGCCGATCGAAGGCAACGGCTACGCCCAGGCCAAGGAGCGCCTGCCCACTGAGTGGTCAGCTGCGATCCACGCGCTTGAGCGCTCCGACTGGGCACGTGATGCCTTCGGCGCCGACTTCCTCAAGGTCTTTCTCGCGGTCAAGCGTGCTGAGTATCGCCAGTTCATGGGCGAAGTCGGCGAGCAGGATTGGCGCTGGTACCTGAGCAACGCCTGA
- a CDS encoding FAD-binding oxidoreductase translates to MNAINQHAKPAAERAPSYYSASLNFESDYPTLQGSVTVDVAIIGGGFTGIATAVELAERGLKVAVVETNKVGWGASGRNGGQVTGSLSGDEAMRKQMRNTLGDEVDDFIWHLRWRGHEIIKNRVAKYGIDCDLKHGHLHTAMKASHMDELKATYDEALRRGMGDEVTLLDAAGVRAQLGSDLYCGALKNTRNMHLHPLNLCLGEARAAESLGALIFEHSEVLDIVHGPRPAVVTTGGRIEAKQVLLAGDVYHKLERRKLKGMIFPAMGGIVTTAPLGAELIEAINPYDLAVYDCRFVLDYYRLTGDGRLLFGGGANYSGRDSRDIAGELRPCIESTFPQLKGVQIDFQWSCAMGIVMNRIPQLGKLSSNVWYCQGYSGHGVATTHIMGEIMAKAITGDLEQFDTFAACKHIKVPLGDQLGNPMLAAGMWYYQMLEKLR, encoded by the coding sequence ATGAACGCGATCAACCAACATGCCAAACCCGCCGCCGAGCGCGCGCCGTCCTACTACTCGGCTTCGCTCAATTTCGAGAGCGACTACCCGACCCTGCAGGGCAGTGTCACCGTCGACGTGGCCATCATCGGCGGCGGCTTCACCGGCATCGCCACGGCGGTGGAATTGGCCGAGCGTGGCCTCAAGGTGGCCGTGGTGGAGACCAACAAGGTCGGCTGGGGGGCCAGCGGGCGTAACGGCGGCCAGGTCACCGGCAGCCTGTCCGGCGACGAGGCCATGCGCAAGCAGATGCGCAACACCCTCGGCGACGAGGTGGACGACTTCATCTGGCACCTGCGCTGGCGCGGCCACGAGATCATCAAGAACCGCGTGGCCAAGTACGGCATCGACTGCGACCTCAAGCATGGCCACCTGCATACGGCGATGAAGGCCAGCCATATGGACGAGCTCAAGGCGACCTACGACGAAGCGCTGCGCCGTGGCATGGGCGACGAGGTCACCCTGCTCGACGCTGCCGGCGTGCGTGCGCAACTGGGCAGCGACCTGTACTGCGGTGCGTTGAAGAACACCCGCAACATGCACCTGCACCCGCTCAACCTGTGCCTCGGCGAGGCCAGGGCTGCCGAGAGCCTGGGCGCGCTGATCTTCGAACACTCCGAGGTGCTGGATATCGTCCACGGCCCGCGTCCGGCGGTGGTCACCACGGGCGGGCGCATCGAGGCCAAGCAGGTACTGCTGGCCGGCGACGTCTACCACAAGCTGGAGCGGCGCAAGCTCAAGGGCATGATCTTCCCGGCCATGGGCGGCATCGTCACCACCGCGCCGCTGGGCGCCGAACTGATCGAAGCGATCAACCCCTATGACCTCGCGGTTTACGACTGCCGCTTCGTGCTCGACTACTATCGCCTCACCGGCGATGGCCGTCTGTTGTTCGGCGGTGGCGCCAACTACTCCGGGCGTGATTCACGCGACATCGCCGGCGAGCTACGCCCGTGCATCGAGAGCACCTTCCCGCAGCTCAAGGGCGTGCAGATCGACTTTCAGTGGAGCTGCGCCATGGGCATCGTGATGAACCGCATCCCGCAGCTGGGCAAGCTCTCATCCAACGTCTGGTACTGCCAGGGCTATTCCGGCCATGGCGTGGCGACCACCCACATCATGGGCGAGATCATGGCCAAGGCAATCACCGGCGACCTGGAGCAGTTCGACACCTTCGCCGCCTGCAAGCACATCAAGGTGCCGCTGGGCGACCAGCTCGGCAACCCGATGCTGGCGGCGGGCATGTGGTACTACCAGATGCTGGAGAAGTTGCGCTGA
- a CDS encoding AraC family transcriptional regulator, with translation MTVEPSTLASWTRALRKQLDALGLDSAALCLEAGLDPVLLDDPNARCPLSVTTRLWQLAVAASGDPALGLKTSQFVSPTTFHALGYALIASSSLREMFERIVRYHRVVSDVLELELRQLEDVYEFRFRVPPGSPPPAPEALDAFAAIYVRSCRNRLNRDFSPLLVRLQRPLPADPEPWQAVFRAPLEFAADESLLRFPRAAFEQRLDDGNPELAEHNETVLKRSLEQLQAANCSERVRRCLEAQLPDGEPSAERIAQTLHLSLRSLQRHLAEEGTSYEALLGDTRHTLALRHMRDPRCSISEVAYLLGFSDSSSFGRAFKRWTGQTPSQYRDGLKNA, from the coding sequence ATGACTGTCGAACCTTCCACCCTGGCCAGCTGGACGCGCGCGCTGCGCAAACAGCTCGATGCGCTTGGCCTGGATAGCGCTGCGCTGTGCCTCGAGGCGGGCCTTGATCCGGTGCTGCTCGATGACCCTAACGCGCGTTGCCCGCTGTCGGTGACCACCCGTCTGTGGCAATTGGCGGTGGCCGCCAGCGGCGATCCGGCGCTGGGACTGAAGACTTCGCAGTTCGTCAGCCCGACCACCTTCCACGCGCTGGGTTACGCACTGATCGCCAGCAGCAGCCTGCGCGAAATGTTCGAGCGCATCGTCCGTTATCACCGGGTGGTCAGCGATGTACTGGAACTGGAGTTGCGCCAGCTGGAGGACGTCTATGAATTCCGTTTCCGCGTGCCGCCGGGCAGTCCGCCACCGGCCCCCGAGGCACTGGATGCCTTCGCCGCGATCTACGTGCGTAGCTGTCGCAATCGTCTGAATCGTGACTTCTCACCGCTGCTGGTGCGCCTGCAACGGCCTTTGCCGGCTGATCCCGAGCCCTGGCAGGCGGTGTTTCGCGCGCCACTGGAATTTGCTGCCGACGAGAGTCTGTTGCGCTTTCCCCGCGCGGCGTTCGAGCAGCGTCTGGATGACGGTAACCCCGAGCTGGCCGAGCACAACGAGACCGTGCTCAAACGCAGTCTGGAACAGTTGCAGGCGGCCAACTGCAGCGAGCGGGTGCGCCGCTGCCTGGAGGCGCAACTGCCCGATGGCGAGCCCTCCGCCGAACGTATTGCCCAGACCTTGCACCTGAGCCTGCGCAGCCTGCAGCGGCATCTGGCCGAGGAGGGCACCAGCTACGAGGCTCTGCTCGGCGATACGCGCCACACCCTGGCACTGCGGCACATGCGCGACCCGCGCTGTTCGATCAGTGAAGTTGCCTATCTGCTCGGCTTCAGCGACAGCAGCAGCTTCGGCCGAGCCTTCAAACGTTGGACCGGCCAGACGCCGAGCCAGTACCGTGATGGATTGAAAAACGCATGA
- a CDS encoding LysR substrate-binding domain-containing protein, translated as MEDLNSLYYFTQVVEHGGFAAAGRALDMPKSKLSRRIAELEERLGVRLLHRTSRHLSLTEIGQAYYQRCLAMRVEAEGAAEVIERNRAEPRGLVRLACPTTLLNSWVGPMLTRYMLKYPLVELYIESTNRRVDLLHEGFDVALRVRFPPLENTDMVMKVLAASTQCLVGHSDLLASLPQGFHPDELGRLPSLHWGGAQREYQWELLGPDDGKQVITHRPRMITDDLRALRDGALAGVGIVHLPRVAVRDDLAAGRLVEMLPGWAPKCGIVHAIFPSRRGLLPSVRTLIDFLAEEFSQSDMA; from the coding sequence ATGGAAGACCTCAACAGCCTCTACTACTTCACCCAGGTGGTGGAGCATGGCGGCTTCGCCGCGGCGGGGCGTGCGCTGGACATGCCCAAGTCCAAGCTCAGCCGGCGCATTGCCGAGCTCGAGGAACGCCTCGGCGTGCGCCTGCTGCACCGCACCAGCCGACACCTGTCGCTCACCGAGATCGGCCAGGCGTATTACCAGCGCTGCCTGGCCATGCGCGTCGAGGCCGAAGGCGCGGCGGAGGTGATCGAACGCAACCGCGCCGAGCCGCGCGGCCTGGTTCGCCTGGCCTGCCCGACGACGCTGCTCAATTCCTGGGTCGGGCCGATGCTGACCCGCTACATGCTCAAGTACCCGCTGGTGGAGCTGTACATCGAGAGCACCAACCGTCGCGTGGATCTGCTCCACGAAGGCTTCGACGTGGCCCTGCGGGTGCGTTTTCCGCCGCTGGAAAACACCGACATGGTGATGAAGGTGCTCGCCGCCAGCACCCAGTGCCTGGTCGGGCATTCGGATCTGCTGGCCTCGCTGCCGCAGGGTTTTCACCCCGACGAACTGGGCCGCCTGCCAAGCCTGCACTGGGGCGGCGCGCAGCGCGAATACCAGTGGGAACTGCTCGGCCCGGACGATGGCAAGCAGGTGATCACGCACCGGCCAAGGATGATCACCGATGACCTGCGCGCCCTGCGCGACGGTGCGCTGGCAGGGGTCGGCATCGTCCACCTGCCGCGTGTGGCGGTGCGTGACGACCTGGCCGCCGGCAGGCTGGTGGAGATGCTGCCGGGCTGGGCACCCAAGTGCGGCATCGTCCACGCCATCTTCCCCTCCCGCCGCGGCCTGCTGCCGTCGGTACGCACCCTGATCGACTTCCTCGCCGAGGAGTTCAGCCAGAGCGATATGGCCTGA
- a CDS encoding IS481 family transposase has translation MPWLERSTMSIRREFVLLAGQPQSNVRELCRRYGISPRTGYKWLDRYREQGDAGLQDRSRRPLSSPGRSDPTLEQTVVQLHHRYPYWGARKLRSLLMTAAVDPPHHSTIDAILKRHDCHVLYHNEQAQAPANHRFEHPNPNDLWQIDFKGSVPLNDRRSPRCHPLTLLDDHSRFSLCLQACEGERLELVKPHLIEVFRQYGLPLRITADNGPPWGSNIAGGLSKLEVWLMRLGIEVSHSRPHHPQTQGKLERFHQTLKREVLHRAFSDLQHCQQVMSRWRDEYNHYRPHEALDQRPPIERYRPSPRSYPEQLPAIEYEPGDHVVNVRQTGQVYFKGLNVFVSGGLYGEKVAIRPTAEEGVYDVVFIRKTLRQIDLRQRAT, from the coding sequence ATGCCGTGGCTGGAGCGCAGCACTATGTCGATAAGGCGAGAGTTTGTTCTGCTGGCAGGGCAGCCCCAAAGTAATGTGCGGGAGCTCTGTCGGCGGTATGGCATCAGTCCCAGAACTGGCTACAAATGGCTGGATCGGTACCGTGAGCAAGGCGATGCAGGCTTACAGGATCGATCCCGCCGTCCCCTGAGCAGTCCAGGGCGCAGCGATCCGACGTTGGAACAAACGGTTGTGCAATTGCACCACCGCTATCCCTATTGGGGCGCTCGCAAACTGCGAAGCTTGTTGATGACTGCGGCTGTTGATCCGCCTCACCACAGCACTATCGACGCCATCCTCAAGCGCCACGATTGTCATGTCCTTTACCACAATGAGCAGGCGCAAGCGCCGGCTAACCATCGTTTCGAGCATCCCAATCCGAACGACCTCTGGCAGATCGACTTCAAGGGTAGCGTCCCCCTAAACGATCGCCGTTCGCCTCGTTGTCATCCCTTGACCCTGCTGGACGATCACTCACGCTTTTCGCTCTGCCTGCAAGCCTGTGAGGGGGAGCGGCTGGAGCTGGTCAAACCGCATCTGATCGAGGTTTTCCGTCAGTACGGTTTGCCGCTGCGTATCACCGCCGACAACGGGCCGCCTTGGGGTTCTAATATTGCCGGTGGACTATCAAAATTGGAGGTTTGGCTGATGCGGCTGGGGATCGAGGTCAGCCATAGTCGGCCTCATCATCCACAGACTCAGGGCAAGCTGGAGCGCTTCCACCAGACACTCAAACGCGAAGTGCTGCATCGCGCGTTCAGCGACTTGCAGCATTGTCAGCAAGTGATGAGCCGCTGGCGAGACGAGTACAACCATTACCGTCCGCACGAAGCACTTGATCAACGGCCCCCTATAGAGCGCTATAGGCCCAGTCCACGAAGCTACCCGGAGCAACTGCCAGCCATCGAATATGAACCGGGTGATCACGTGGTGAATGTACGTCAGACCGGGCAGGTGTATTTCAAAGGGCTCAACGTCTTCGTAAGTGGAGGTCTATATGGGGAGAAGGTCGCCATCCGACCAACTGCCGAAGAGGGTGTCTACGATGTGGTATTCATCCGCAAAACGCTGCGTCAGATAGACCTGAGGCAACGGGCAACATGA
- a CDS encoding FAD-dependent oxidoreductase encodes MTQYDLLLAGAGHAHLGVLRRWALVERPPGRIGLLSPGPEAWYAGMLPGLISGRFNAADCRVELLALCRAAKVDLIEGQIASLDADMRCVQLSDGRSLQGEWLSLNVGAGMAIPPQQGDAMQVLAARPIEALLAGWQQWQAEPRRMAILGGGAGGVELALALADKVPALALFCGGSLLDGLAPGLRLRALGHLRQRGVQVREHCPIGRIEDDWLLSGDEPVWRGRRLLLASGARPWLWLTASQLAKDAAGFVAIRPTLQCESHAQIFAVGDCASLDGMRRSGRFAVRQAPVLAANLHAALHDRPLQHYRAQWQSVALLATGDGGALFGWHDWSAGGQLYGRYKDWLDQRFVKRHRVVG; translated from the coding sequence ATGACCCAGTACGACCTGCTGCTGGCCGGAGCCGGCCATGCTCACCTTGGTGTGTTGCGCCGCTGGGCGCTGGTGGAGCGCCCGCCAGGGCGCATCGGCCTGCTCAGCCCCGGCCCCGAGGCCTGGTATGCGGGCATGCTGCCGGGGCTGATCAGTGGCCGTTTCAACGCTGCGGACTGCCGGGTGGAACTGCTGGCGCTGTGCCGTGCGGCGAAGGTGGATCTGATCGAAGGACAGATCGCTTCACTCGATGCCGATATGCGCTGCGTGCAGCTCAGCGATGGTCGTAGCCTGCAAGGCGAATGGCTGTCGCTCAATGTCGGCGCCGGCATGGCCATTCCACCGCAGCAGGGCGATGCCATGCAGGTGCTCGCGGCGCGGCCGATCGAGGCGCTGCTCGCAGGTTGGCAGCAATGGCAGGCCGAGCCACGACGCATGGCCATTCTCGGCGGTGGTGCCGGTGGCGTGGAGCTGGCCCTGGCGCTTGCCGACAAGGTGCCGGCGCTGGCGCTGTTCTGCGGTGGTTCGCTGCTCGATGGCCTGGCGCCTGGGCTGCGTTTGCGTGCGCTTGGCCATTTACGCCAGCGTGGCGTGCAGGTGCGTGAGCACTGTCCGATCGGACGCATTGAGGACGACTGGTTGCTCAGTGGCGACGAGCCGGTATGGCGTGGCCGGCGTTTGCTGCTGGCCAGTGGCGCGCGCCCCTGGCTCTGGCTGACGGCCAGCCAACTGGCCAAGGACGCAGCCGGTTTCGTCGCCATTCGCCCGACCCTGCAATGTGAGTCGCATGCGCAGATCTTCGCCGTCGGCGATTGCGCCAGCCTCGATGGCATGCGCCGTAGTGGTCGCTTCGCCGTGCGGCAGGCACCGGTGCTGGCTGCCAACCTGCACGCGGCCTTGCACGACCGGCCTCTGCAGCACTATCGCGCCCAGTGGCAGAGCGTGGCACTGCTGGCCACCGGCGATGGCGGGGCTCTGTTCGGCTGGCATGACTGGAGTGCGGGTGGGCAACTCTACGGGCGTTACAAGGACTGGCTGGATCAGCGCTTCGTCAAACGTCATCGCGTGGTGGGCTAG
- the ycaC gene encoding isochorismate family cysteine hydrolase YcaC: MTNATYNRLDKDNAVVLLVDHQAGLLSLVRDIEPDKFKNNVLALADLAKFFNLPTILTTSFETGPNGPLVPELKEMFPDAPYIARPGQINAWDNEDFVKAIKATGKKQLIIAGVVTEVCVAFPALSAIEEGFDVFVVTDASGTFNQITRDSAWSRMTQAGAQLMNWFAVACELHRDWRNDVEGLAKICSDHIPDYRNLITSYSALTAGK, translated from the coding sequence ATGACCAACGCCACCTACAACCGCCTGGACAAAGACAACGCCGTCGTACTGCTGGTCGACCACCAGGCCGGTCTGCTGTCCCTGGTTCGCGACATCGAGCCGGACAAGTTCAAGAACAACGTGCTGGCCCTGGCTGACCTCGCCAAGTTCTTCAACCTGCCGACCATCCTTACCACCAGCTTCGAAACCGGCCCCAACGGCCCGCTGGTTCCCGAACTGAAGGAGATGTTCCCGGACGCGCCGTACATCGCCCGCCCTGGCCAGATCAACGCCTGGGACAACGAAGACTTCGTCAAGGCGATCAAGGCCACCGGCAAGAAGCAACTGATCATCGCCGGTGTGGTCACAGAGGTGTGCGTGGCGTTCCCGGCCCTGTCGGCCATCGAGGAAGGCTTCGACGTGTTCGTGGTGACCGATGCCTCGGGCACCTTCAACCAGATCACCCGTGACTCCGCCTGGAGCCGCATGACCCAGGCCGGCGCACAGCTGATGAACTGGTTCGCCGTGGCCTGCGAGCTGCACCGCGACTGGCGCAACGACGTGGAAGGCCTGGCCAAGATCTGCTCGGATCACATCCCGGACTATCGCAACCTGATCACCAGCTACAGCGCGCTGACCGCCGGCAAGTAA
- a CDS encoding fatty acid desaturase: MSPSPASLNDQQRAAYIREQVMAHGNALRQRYPILQHQDALGAGILALALCGMIGSAALYIGGHMPWWACLLLNAFFASLTHELEHDLIHSMYFRKRALPHNLMMTLVWLARPSTINPWVRRHLHLNHHKVSGSEADMEERAITNGEPWGFARLLMVGDNMMSSFIRWLRAKNPAHRRMILSRTLKVYAPLGLLNWATWYLFLGFHLLDWASAALGAPISWSAGTLATMQVVNIAVVVLVGPNVLRTFCLHFVSSNMHYYGDVEPGNVIQQTQVLNPWWLWPLQAFCFNFGSSHAIHHFVVKEPFYLRQLTVPFAHRVMREMGVRFNDFGTFTRANRWTRRPQAQADEHTQTA, translated from the coding sequence ATGTCCCCCTCCCCCGCAAGCCTTAATGACCAGCAACGCGCCGCGTATATCCGCGAACAGGTGATGGCGCACGGCAACGCCCTGCGCCAGCGCTATCCGATCCTGCAGCATCAGGACGCACTCGGCGCCGGCATCCTGGCCTTGGCCCTATGCGGCATGATCGGCTCCGCGGCGCTGTACATAGGCGGCCATATGCCCTGGTGGGCGTGCCTGCTGCTCAATGCCTTCTTCGCCTCGCTGACCCACGAGCTGGAGCACGACCTGATCCACTCGATGTATTTCCGCAAGCGGGCGCTGCCGCACAATCTGATGATGACGCTGGTCTGGCTGGCGCGACCGAGCACCATCAACCCCTGGGTACGCCGTCACCTGCACCTCAACCACCACAAGGTTTCCGGCAGCGAAGCCGACATGGAAGAACGCGCCATCACCAATGGCGAGCCCTGGGGCTTCGCCCGCCTGCTGATGGTCGGCGACAACATGATGAGCTCCTTCATCCGCTGGCTGCGGGCGAAGAATCCGGCGCATCGGCGGATGATCCTGAGCCGCACGCTGAAGGTCTATGCGCCACTGGGACTGCTCAACTGGGCGACCTGGTACCTGTTCCTCGGCTTTCATCTGCTCGACTGGGCCAGCGCGGCCCTGGGTGCCCCTATCAGCTGGTCGGCCGGTACGCTGGCGACCATGCAGGTGGTGAACATCGCCGTGGTGGTACTGGTCGGCCCCAACGTGCTGCGGACCTTCTGCCTGCATTTCGTCAGCTCCAACATGCATTACTACGGCGATGTCGAGCCGGGCAACGTGATCCAGCAGACCCAGGTGCTCAACCCCTGGTGGCTGTGGCCATTGCAGGCGTTCTGCTTCAACTTCGGCAGCAGCCATGCGATCCACCACTTCGTGGTCAAGGAACCCTTCTACCTTCGCCAGTTGACCGTGCCCTTCGCCCATCGGGTGATGCGCGAAATGGGCGTGCGCTTCAACGACTTCGGCACCTTCACCCGCGCCAACCGCTGGACACGCCGCCCGCAGGCGCAAGCGGACGAGCATACCCAGACCGCATGA